From a region of the uncultured Desulfatiglans sp. genome:
- a CDS encoding hypothetical protein (Evidence 5 : Unknown function) translates to MGKKKSPKRLWKDLFDHKALQRPLFIPLVYSYASRIGRMPFQEMLSDSTRFAKALMSAQELFGYDAVLSHYDPYLELELLGRSFEWVPKGVKEMVVSSGGKSAVTDRKIIAAEVPPVNLIFDAAAEMREVIGQDIPVIGVVNSPVTLLRAILRDRFSLKEADFPEAKVFLNDIQGIVLDLVKAYCNLRVDAIWLIEEDWEGIEASEVERIKPIYQTFWNVLDYFDVRSIMAFHRYDIAELETYFSIGADAVFFAGAQAYDIELEKLSVLMERNEMCAGVACPFPDSADRSALFDSILSQVMDAGSGFFLSTPLEVALDTPIESLTEMVERITEP, encoded by the coding sequence ATGGGGAAGAAGAAATCGCCGAAGCGGTTGTGGAAAGACCTCTTTGACCACAAGGCATTGCAGCGTCCGCTTTTCATTCCTCTGGTCTACAGCTACGCCTCACGCATCGGCAGGATGCCGTTCCAGGAGATGCTCTCGGACAGCACCCGTTTCGCCAAGGCCCTCATGTCGGCTCAGGAGCTCTTCGGCTACGATGCGGTGCTGAGCCACTACGATCCCTATCTCGAGCTGGAACTCCTGGGGCGCTCCTTCGAGTGGGTGCCGAAGGGCGTCAAGGAGATGGTCGTGTCGTCGGGCGGGAAGAGCGCCGTCACGGACAGGAAGATCATCGCGGCGGAGGTTCCCCCGGTTAACCTGATCTTCGATGCTGCTGCAGAGATGCGCGAGGTGATCGGCCAGGACATCCCGGTCATCGGGGTGGTGAACAGCCCCGTGACGCTGCTGCGTGCGATCCTGAGGGATCGTTTCAGCCTCAAAGAGGCGGATTTCCCCGAAGCGAAGGTCTTCCTCAATGACATTCAGGGGATTGTCCTCGATCTCGTGAAGGCTTACTGCAACCTGAGGGTCGATGCGATCTGGCTGATCGAGGAGGATTGGGAAGGAATTGAAGCTTCCGAGGTAGAGCGGATCAAGCCCATTTACCAGACCTTCTGGAACGTGCTGGATTACTTCGATGTCCGGTCGATCATGGCGTTTCACCGGTATGACATCGCGGAGCTCGAGACGTATTTTTCGATCGGAGCGGATGCGGTATTCTTCGCCGGTGCGCAAGCCTACGATATCGAATTGGAAAAACTTTCCGTTCTGATGGAGCGCAATGAAATGTGCGCGGGGGTTGCCTGCCCGTTCCCGGATTCGGCGGATCGATCCGCACTTTTCGATTCGATCCTGTCGCAGGTGATGGATGCAGGCAGCGGTTTTTTCCTGTCCACGCCCCTCGAGGTGGCTCTCGACACCCCGATCGAATCGCTCACCGAAATGGTCGAACGGATCACCGAACCTTGA
- a CDS encoding conserved hypothetical protein (Evidence 4 : Unknown function but conserved in other organisms), with product MREVDIIGVGMTRFGKHLQTSFMDLATLPILEAMKDGGIRPAEIEAGFCSYALAGDLHGVITGGQTIFWQAGISRIPIINVENACCSGSSGLYLAWTGVASGLYDVAIVVGAEKMVVPNFGLLGGGDTELDILEGLVTPASFAMRAQRHMLQYGTTAEQLAQVAVKNRLHAGLNPLSQFREPITVEDVLNAPMIADPLTRLSCCPNADGAAAVILCAGTRAKHYRSDPIRLAASVLRTGSYQNPLDLVPWETDYRTCKAAYEQAGLGPEDLDGAECHDAFTIAEIMHYEAMGLCPAGEGGRLVESGATRLGGRIPVNTSGGLLSKGHPVGATGVAQVVEGVRQLRGEAGERQIPDAKVFLAQCMGGDKDADARTCTVNVLTR from the coding sequence ATGAGAGAGGTCGATATCATCGGCGTCGGGATGACGCGTTTCGGTAAACACCTGCAAACGTCGTTCATGGATCTGGCCACCCTGCCGATACTGGAGGCGATGAAAGACGGCGGCATCCGGCCCGCGGAGATCGAAGCGGGTTTCTGTTCGTATGCGCTTGCCGGGGATCTGCACGGCGTGATCACCGGCGGACAGACCATCTTCTGGCAGGCGGGGATCAGCCGCATCCCCATCATCAATGTGGAGAACGCGTGCTGCTCTGGCTCATCGGGCCTCTATCTGGCCTGGACGGGTGTGGCCTCGGGGCTTTACGATGTCGCCATCGTGGTGGGCGCGGAAAAGATGGTCGTCCCGAATTTCGGGCTGCTCGGGGGCGGGGACACCGAACTGGATATCCTGGAGGGGCTTGTCACGCCGGCCAGCTTCGCCATGAGGGCCCAGCGCCACATGTTGCAGTATGGAACGACGGCCGAGCAGTTGGCGCAGGTAGCGGTGAAGAATCGCCTCCACGCGGGGCTCAACCCGCTCTCCCAGTTCAGGGAGCCGATAACGGTGGAAGACGTTCTCAACGCACCGATGATAGCCGACCCCCTGACGCGGCTCAGCTGCTGCCCCAATGCCGACGGGGCTGCGGCGGTCATCCTGTGCGCCGGTACCAGGGCGAAGCACTATCGTTCCGATCCGATCCGGCTTGCGGCCTCTGTTTTGAGGACCGGCAGTTATCAAAACCCGCTCGACCTCGTGCCGTGGGAGACGGATTACCGCACGTGCAAGGCCGCCTACGAGCAGGCGGGTCTCGGGCCCGAGGACCTGGACGGGGCCGAGTGCCACGACGCCTTCACGATCGCCGAGATTATGCATTACGAAGCCATGGGACTCTGCCCGGCGGGGGAGGGGGGGCGGCTCGTTGAATCCGGCGCTACGCGGCTCGGTGGACGCATCCCGGTCAACACGTCGGGCGGGCTTCTCAGCAAGGGCCATCCGGTCGGGGCGACGGGGGTGGCCCAGGTGGTCGAAGGGGTGCGGCAGTTGAGGGGCGAGGCCGGGGAGCGCCAGATACCGGATGCAAAGGTCTTTCTCGCCCAGTGCATGGGGGGCGACAAGGACGCGGATGCGAGGACCTGTACGGTCAATGTCCTTACACGGTGA
- a CDS encoding conserved hypothetical protein (Evidence 4 : Unknown function but conserved in other organisms), whose amino-acid sequence MSDTVKPVLEGVLEKGPPARLLGGYCPRCERKFFPEPFVCPVCQGAVERVPLSDKGILYSFALVRTKAPFGLPQPYAVGYVDLQADGLRIISLLDPERLEDLAIGMPMGLRVAPLGLGADHEPCLRYYFTPEASKENA is encoded by the coding sequence ATGAGTGACACAGTGAAACCGGTCCTGGAAGGCGTCCTGGAAAAGGGTCCGCCGGCGCGGCTCCTGGGCGGATATTGCCCGCGGTGCGAGCGGAAGTTCTTCCCCGAGCCCTTCGTCTGCCCGGTGTGCCAGGGGGCTGTAGAAAGGGTCCCGCTCTCGGACAAGGGCATCCTGTACTCCTTTGCGCTGGTGCGGACCAAGGCCCCCTTCGGACTGCCTCAGCCCTATGCCGTGGGCTACGTCGACCTTCAGGCCGACGGCCTGCGCATCATCAGTCTCCTCGACCCGGAAAGGCTCGAGGATCTGGCGATCGGGATGCCTATGGGGCTGCGGGTGGCGCCCCTGGGTCTGGGGGCCGACCATGAGCCGTGCCTGCGCTACTATTTTACGCCTGAAGCATCCAAGGAGAACGCATGA
- a CDS encoding conserved hypothetical protein (Evidence 4 : Unknown function but conserved in other organisms) — MTTKGRARKGGDAMPANTQDLLLKAAADLFYKKGYSGTSIREIGVKAGVSNSLLYHYFKNKEEILFQIISIASQELLSSLRDIEARVGDPAERLREMLLHHMITHGLRNKKTTKIVVEENYWLKGKRKAIVDEYQREIRAVYMKTLREMIAQNQMEDINLTVLGFSIFGMINWFFRWYKENGELRPEDIGDTIVKFIFNGISKK, encoded by the coding sequence ATGACCACGAAAGGACGGGCCCGCAAAGGAGGGGATGCGATGCCGGCCAACACTCAGGATCTATTGCTCAAGGCGGCCGCAGACCTCTTCTACAAGAAGGGCTACTCCGGCACATCGATTCGCGAGATCGGAGTCAAGGCAGGCGTCAGCAACTCCTTGCTGTATCATTATTTCAAGAACAAAGAAGAAATCCTGTTCCAGATCATATCGATTGCTTCTCAGGAATTGCTTTCCAGTCTGAGAGACATCGAAGCCCGCGTCGGTGATCCTGCGGAGAGGCTGCGGGAGATGCTTTTGCACCACATGATCACCCACGGGCTGCGAAACAAGAAGACGACGAAGATCGTCGTCGAAGAGAATTACTGGCTAAAAGGAAAAAGAAAGGCGATTGTCGACGAGTATCAGCGCGAGATCCGTGCTGTCTACATGAAGACCCTAAGGGAGATGATCGCGCAGAATCAGATGGAGGACATCAACCTCACCGTGCTCGGTTTCAGCATCTTCGGCATGATCAACTGGTTTTTCCGCTGGTACAAAGAGAACGGGGAACTCAGGCCCGAGGACATCGGGGATACGATCGTGAAGTTCATATTCAACGGCATCAGCAAGAAATAG
- a CDS encoding AMP-binding enzyme has product MVDSGNRARERVQHALLERQAEKYGDRTFLYFNEREYSFNELNRMANRAASGFQKAGIEKGDKVAIIMDNSPEFLFVWFGLSKLGAIEVPLNTAHKGDILTYMTNQSDSRMIVMNARYLDRVLPILGDLPKVETLVLLGGETGHAPAAGKRIVDWDSLIDNEGLYEPADVVWSDPQIIMYTSGTTGPSKGSLLPQNYGLYMAECICDVTSYTEDDCLYNALPLFHGNAQVLSTLPAMLSGARMVLCERFSASRFWDDIRRYRCTEFNYIGGILPILYKADPSPDDADNPLRVMVGGGAPMDLFEAFEKRFGVTLLEGYGMSEIGIPLQNTIGRRKPGTCGSCRSDYTIKVVDDDQSEVGPNTPGEVLLRPLKPYCIFLEYYNMPEKTVEAWRDLWFHTGDYLYYDEDGYFHFVDRKKDALRRRGENISSYEVEKVINSHPSVLESAAVAVKSDLGEDEVMIVITLKPGKALSPEELMAHCEERMAYFMVPRYVRFMAAMPKTPTQRVQKNLLRDQGVTPDTWDREKAGYKVKR; this is encoded by the coding sequence ATGGTTGATTCAGGAAACAGGGCACGGGAGCGGGTGCAGCACGCGCTCCTCGAGAGGCAGGCAGAGAAGTACGGAGATCGGACGTTCCTTTATTTCAATGAGAGGGAATACAGTTTCAACGAGTTGAACCGGATGGCGAACCGCGCTGCTTCGGGGTTCCAGAAGGCGGGGATCGAGAAGGGGGACAAGGTCGCGATCATCATGGACAACTCGCCCGAGTTCCTATTCGTCTGGTTCGGACTGTCCAAGCTGGGTGCGATCGAGGTGCCGCTGAACACGGCGCACAAGGGCGATATTCTGACCTACATGACGAACCAGTCCGACAGCCGCATGATCGTCATGAACGCCCGTTACCTTGATCGGGTGCTGCCGATCCTGGGCGATCTGCCGAAGGTGGAAACGCTGGTCCTCTTGGGCGGAGAGACGGGTCACGCCCCCGCCGCCGGGAAAAGGATCGTCGATTGGGACTCGCTCATCGACAACGAAGGGCTCTACGAACCCGCGGATGTCGTCTGGTCGGACCCGCAGATCATCATGTACACCTCGGGGACCACGGGTCCGTCCAAGGGATCGCTTCTCCCGCAGAACTACGGCCTCTACATGGCCGAATGCATCTGCGATGTCACCAGCTACACGGAAGACGACTGCCTTTACAATGCGTTGCCGCTCTTTCACGGGAATGCCCAGGTCCTCTCCACCCTGCCGGCCATGCTGAGCGGGGCGCGCATGGTTCTGTGCGAACGGTTTTCGGCCTCCCGGTTCTGGGACGATATCCGGCGGTACCGCTGCACCGAGTTCAACTACATCGGCGGCATTCTACCCATCCTGTACAAGGCGGATCCCAGCCCGGACGACGCGGACAACCCGCTGCGGGTCATGGTCGGCGGCGGGGCGCCCATGGACCTCTTCGAGGCCTTCGAGAAGCGCTTCGGGGTGACCCTGCTCGAGGGGTACGGCATGAGCGAGATCGGCATTCCCCTGCAGAACACGATTGGCAGGCGCAAACCCGGGACGTGCGGCAGTTGCCGCTCCGACTACACCATCAAGGTCGTGGACGACGATCAGAGCGAGGTCGGCCCCAACACCCCGGGCGAGGTGTTGCTGCGTCCGCTCAAGCCGTACTGCATCTTCCTCGAGTATTACAACATGCCGGAGAAGACGGTGGAGGCGTGGCGTGATCTCTGGTTTCACACGGGTGACTACCTCTACTACGATGAGGACGGATATTTCCATTTCGTTGACCGCAAGAAGGACGCCTTGAGGAGGAGGGGGGAGAACATCTCTTCCTATGAGGTCGAAAAGGTGATCAACTCCCACCCCTCCGTCCTCGAATCCGCTGCCGTGGCGGTCAAGTCGGACCTGGGCGAGGACGAGGTCATGATCGTGATCACCTTGAAGCCGGGAAAGGCGCTTTCCCCCGAGGAGCTGATGGCCCACTGCGAGGAGCGGATGGCGTACTTCATGGTCCCGCGCTACGTGCGCTTCATGGCGGCGATGCCGAAGACCCCGACGCAGCGCGTGCAGAAGAATCTGCTGCGGGATCAGGGGGTGACGCCGGATACCTGGGACAGGGAGAAGGCGGGGTACAAAGTCAAGCGGTGA